The Ardenticatenales bacterium sequence CCAGGCGCTTAAAGTCCCACTGCCCAAAGGCCGCCAACGCGCCCAGGACGATGCTGGCCATGCCCAACCAGGCCAGAATGGAGGCGGTGGCTGCGGCCTGCGCCGGAAACAGGGGAATGACCAGGCGCAGGAAGCCATAAGCGCCCAGCTTCAACAGGACGCCCGCCAGGATCATGGACCCGGCGGTGGGGGCCTGGGTGTGCGCGTCCGGCAGCCAGGTGTGGAAAGGCCAGATGGGAACTTTGATGGCGAAGGCGATGACAAAGAGCCAGTAGGCAATGCCTTTTACCAGGGCCACGGAGAGGCCCGTGTTCGCCAGCAGGCCGCTTTGTAGCGCCACCCACTTATCCATCAGTTCAATGATGTCAAATGTGCCCGTGGAAAGGCCCATGATCTGAATGGAGAGCAGCAAGCCGAGGCTGCCGGCCATGGTGTAAATCATGAACTTGAAGGAGGCGTATTCCCGGTCTGCCCCGCCCCAGATACGGATAAGGAAGTACATGGGGACCAGGCCGATTTCCCAGAAGATGAAGAAGATGATCAGGTCAAGGGAGGCGAAGAGGCCCAACATGGCCGTTTCCATGACGAGGAAGAGGACCATGTACATCTTGACTTTTTCTTCGATATTGAAGGAAGCCAGGAGAGCCAGTGGGGTGAGGATGGTGGTGAGCAAGATCATCGGCAGGCTGATGCCATCAAGCCCGAGGTGGAAGCTGGAGCCGATAGCGGGGAACCAGGGAGCCTGGACGGTGAATTGAATGCCGGCATTCACCCGATCAAACGAGAACCAGGTAAACAGAGCCAGCGCCAACGGCACCAGACTGAAAGCCAGCGCCAGACGGCGGATCAGCACCTTTTCGTCATCTGGCAGCAGGAAGAGAACCAGCGCGGCGGCCAGGGGCGAGAAGATCAGCAGCGAGAGGAGGTTACTTTGAAGAAAATCCATTGTATCCTGCGCAAATGTGACAGGTCAGGGGAAACCTAACCGATATTGAGGAAGAAGATGAGGGCGGTTAATGTGCCGGCAATCAACATCGACACCAACACATACTCCTGAATCTTTCCTGTTTGCAGCGAGCGGAAACTGTCGGCGCTGGCCAGCACCAGGTCTTTCGCCTTGTCCACGCCACCGCTGATAACCGTCTCCTCAAACCGCTTCATGTACGCGCCCAGCGCATACGTCGTGCGGGCAATCAAATGTAATGTCCCATCAATCAAGCCCTTATCCACCCATTCATACACGACAGTCTCGGAAACGTAAACCGTGGGGCGAATCAGGAACTTCATATACAGCTCGTCCCAGTACCATTTATTCATGAGGAACGTATGTACCGGGCCTAATGGCGCGATCAACGGATCGGGTTGCTTGCTCCGCAGTGGCTTGCGCCCATAAACCCACCAGCCCAGGAACAGGCCACCCAGAGCCACGACCAGCGAGGCCAACAGGGGGAAAAGTTGGAAGGGCAGCGTCTCCAGGCCATGTGCGACCACGTGCGCTTCCTCCAGTACATGCAGGGTTTCTTCGACCGTCGCGCCCACAAAGTGATGGAAGAAATTGTTGTTCACCAGCGGTCCCAATACCGGGAAGGTCT is a genomic window containing:
- a CDS encoding NADH-quinone oxidoreductase subunit M, translated to MDFLQSNLLSLLIFSPLAAALVLFLLPDDEKVLIRRLALAFSLVPLALALFTWFSFDRVNAGIQFTVQAPWFPAIGSSFHLGLDGISLPMILLTTILTPLALLASFNIEEKVKMYMVLFLVMETAMLGLFASLDLIIFFIFWEIGLVPMYFLIRIWGGADREYASFKFMIYTMAGSLGLLLSIQIMGLSTGTFDIIELMDKWVALQSGLLANTGLSVALVKGIAYWLFVIAFAIKVPIWPFHTWLPDAHTQAPTAGSMILAGVLLKLGAYGFLRLVIPLFPAQAAATASILAWLGMASIVLGALAAFGQWDFKRLVAYSSINHMGFVVLGIAVYAWVYGQAATNADMIGDAIMATNGAVLQMFNHGLSAAGMFFLVGVIYERTHTRNLRDYGGLWAVFPFFGAILIFTSMASLGLPGLNGFVGEFMITRAAWGPFQVQLALSMFGLLMTGAYILKGIGQTLHGPLNQTWKGLTEMTLREHLVIWPLMALMLSLGLWPQWLLAIINDTVTKLFS